One stretch of Vigna radiata var. radiata cultivar VC1973A unplaced genomic scaffold, Vradiata_ver6 scaffold_273, whole genome shotgun sequence DNA includes these proteins:
- the LOC106754852 gene encoding pectinesterase-like has translation MANGKVVISSVSLILVVGVAIGVVVVVNKSDSSDPKVAAQQKNVKVMCEGTEDPKLCHETMSTVKGNTSDPKVYIAAGVEATMKKVIQALNMSDRLKVEHGEKDPGIKMALDDCKDLIQFALDCIESSVNLVNDQNIQAMYDQTPDFRNWLSAIISYQDTCMDGLNNGTNGETEIKEKLNTDSLDEMGKMTGIVLDIVTNLSNILEKFDLKLNLRPASRRLLEMDDEGLPTWFSGADRKLLAAVDSGTAGQPNAVVAKDGSGKFKTVKEAIDSYPAKGQTGRFTIYVKAGIYDEYITIPKKSSNILIYGDGPAKTIITGHKNFVDGVKTMQTATFANTAPGFIAKSMTFENTAGAAKHQAVAFRNQGDMSAMFDCAFHGYQDTLYVHANRQFYRNCEISGTIDFIFGASATVIQNSRIIARLPLSNQFNTVTADGTKMKNMATGIVLQNCEIVPEKALYPSRLTVKSYLGRPWKQYARTVVMESNIGDVINAEGWCPWDGTMFLDTLYYAEYGNSGPGSNVQGRIKWKGYHGIIAKTEAEKFTVGQFLKGGTTGNADDWLKATGVPYATGFLKS, from the exons atggcgAATGGAAAGGTGGTTATCTCTAGTGTTTCCCTCATTCTCGTGGTGGGTGTTGCCATCggtgttgtggttgtggttaaCAAAAGTGACTCATCTGATCCAAAAGTAGCTGCTCAACAAAAGAATGTGAAGGTAATGTGCGAAGGCACCGAAGACCCTAAGCTTTGTCACGAAACTATGAGCACCGTGAAAGGTAACACCTCAGACCCAAAGGTTTACATAGCAGCAGGAGTGGAAGCAACGATGAAGAAAGTGATACAAGCTTTGAACATGAGTGATAGGCTGAAAGTGGAGCATGGAGAAAAGGATCCCGGCATAAAAATGGCCCTGGATGATTGTAAAGACTTGATCCAATTCGCGTTGGATTGCATCGAGTCGTCGGTTAACTTGGTCAACGACCAGAACATTCAAGCCATGTATGACCAAACCCCAGACTTCAGAAACTGGTTGAGTGCTATAATCTCGTACCAGGATACGTGCATGGACGGGTTAAACAACGGCACAAACGGTGAGACAGAAATTAAGGAAAAATTGAACACAGATAGTTTGGACGAAATGGGGAAGATGACGGGCATAGTTCTTGACATTGTGACAAACTTGTCAAATATCCTTGAGAAATTTGACTTGAAGTTGAATTTGAGACCTGCTTCTCGGCGTCTTCTAGAGATGGACGATGAAGGGTTACCTACGTGGTTCTCTGGTGCAGATCGGAAGCTCCTTGCTGCGGTGGATAGTGGCACAGCTGGGCAACCCAACGCAGTGGTTGCGAAGGATGGCAGTGGTAAATTCAAAACCGTTAAGGAAGCTATTGATTCCTACCCTGCTAAAGGCCAGACAGGCAGATTTACTATTTACGTTAAGGCTGGGATCTATGACGAGTACATCACCATTCCTAAGAAGTCAAGCAATATTCTCATTTATGGTGATGGCCCTGCAAAAACCATTATTACCGGTCACAAGAACTTTGTAGATGGCGTCAAGACAATGCAAACTGCTACCTTCG CCAACACTGCACCAGGATTCATCGCCAAATCAATGACATTCGAGAATACCGCGGGTGCCGCTAAGCACCAGGCAGTGGCATTCAGAAACCAGGGAGACATGTCAGCAATGTTCGACTGCGCATTTCACGGTTACCAAGACACACTGTACGTTCACGCCAACCGTCAATTCTACCGGAACTGTGAAATCTCTGGAACAATCGACTTCATCTTCGGAGCATCTGCTACTGTGATCCAGAACTCGAGAATCATCGCGAGGTTGCCACTATCTAACCAGTTCAACACAGTGACCGCGGACGGAACGAAGATGAAGAACATGGCGACAGGGATCGTTCTCCAGAACTGCGAGATAGTGCCAGAGAAGGCTCTGTACCCTAGCAGGTTGACCGTTAAATCGTACTTGGGAAGGCCATGGAAGCAATATGCAAGAACTGTTGTGATGGAAAGCAACATAGGTGACGTTATTAATGCCGAGGGGTGGTGTCCTTGGGATGGGACCATGTTTCTTGACACCTTGTACTATGCTGAGTACGGTAACAGCGGACCTGGTTCCAATGTTCAAGGAAGGATAAAGTGGAAGGGTTACCATGGAATTATAGCTAAGACCGAAGCTGAAAAATTCACTGTTGGCCAATTCCTCAAAGGTGGAACTACTGGGAATGCTGACGATTGGTTGAAGGCTACTGGGGTTCCTTACGCCACTGGATTCCTCAAATCTTGA
- the LOC106754831 gene encoding pectinesterase-like produces MAGKVLAPAISLVLVVGVVIGVVAVVQSPKPVTNSAGNLKTTNKAVTALCQDSDDPKLCHNVLSSANSSDPKDYIVTVVKTSMDSVIKAFNMSDKLTVEHGNSSEGMKMALDDCKDLLQAAMHDLEASGVLVKESNIEDVHDRTAELKNWLGAVVAYQQSCLDGFNTDGEKKVQEQLQSGSLDNVGKLTGLALDVVSGISKVLQSLDLNLALKPASRRLLDVDQDGYPTWLSAADRKLMGQDGVMPHATVAKDGSGQFQTITDAINSYPKNHQGRFIIYVKAGIYDEYILVDKKKVNLLIYGDGPTKTIITGRKNFAEGTKTMRTATFSTVADDFMAKSIAFENTAGAAGHQAVALRVQGDRSVFFDCAMRGYQDTLYAHAHRHFYRNCEISGTIDFIFGYATTLIQNSKILVRKPESNQQNIVVADGTQQKNMPTGIVIQNCEITADPTLFPDRLTVKTYLARPWKPFSRAVFIENVIGDLIQPEGFIPWNPATEPNTQDCYFAEFGNSGPGSVANARAPFSKGLISKDEAAKFTAEPWLQASTWLPATGIPFDAGFTKA; encoded by the exons atggccGGAAAAGTACTCGCTCCCGCAATTTCGCTCGTCCTTGTGGTGGGTGTGGTCATTGGCGTGGTTGCTGTAGTTCAGAGCCCCAAGCCAGTGACGAACAGTGCAGGAAACCTGAAAACCACGAACAAGGCTGTGACAGCGTTGTGCCAAGACTCAGACGACCCAAAACTGTGCCACAATGTGCTTTCCTCCGCCAACAGCTCAGACCCTAAGGATTACATTGTCACCGTGGTGAAAACCTCGATGGACAGTGTCATAAAAGCGTTCAACATGAGCGACAAGCTCACAGTAGAGCACGGCAACAGCAGCGAGGGAATGAAGATGGCTCTCGATGATTGCAAGGATTTGTTGCAAGCCGCGATGCACGATCTCGAAGCCTCAGGTGTCTTGGTCAAAGAGAGCAACATCGAGGACGTTCACGACCGCACTGCCGAACTCAAGAACTGGTTAGGTGCTGTGGTGGCCTACCAGCAATCTTGCCTCGACGGCTTCAACACTGACGGCGAGAAGAAGGTCCAGGAACAGTTGCAGTCCGGTAGCTTGGACAACGTTGGAAAGCTCACTGGATTGGCACTTGATGTCGTGTCGGGGATTTCAAAGGTTCTTCAGTCCTTGGACTTGAACTTGGCCTTGAAACCCGCCTCTCGTCGTCTTCTTGATGTTGACCAAGATGGGTACCCCACTTGGCTCTCCGCCGCTGATCGCAAGCTCATGGGTCAAGATGGAGTTATGCCCCATGCTACAGTGGCTAAGGATGGCAGCGGCCAATTCCAAACCATTACTGACGCCATCAACTCCTACCCCAAGAATCACCAAGGAAGATTCATCATCTACGTCAAGGCTGGTATCTATGACGAGTACATCCTTGTTGACAAGAAGAAGGTGAACCTTCTCATCTATGGCGATGGCCCCACCAAGACCATCATCACCGGACGCAAAAACTTCGCCGAGGGTACCAAGACAATGAGAACCGCCACCTTCT CCACTGTTGCTGACGATTTCATGGCAAAGTCCATTGCATTCGAGAACACCGCTGGAGCAGCAGGACATCAAGCAGTGGCTCTCCGCGTGCAGGGTGATCGCTCAGTCTTCTTCGATTGCGCAATGCGCGGTTACCAAGACACTTTGTACGCACACGCCCACCGTCACTTCTACCGCAACTGTGAAATCTCTGGAACAATCGACTTCATCTTCGGGTACGCCACCACCTTGATCCAGAACTCCAAGATCCTGGTGAGGAAGCCCGAATCAAACCAACAGAACATAGTTGTGGCAGATGGAACACAACAGAAAAACATGCCTACTGGAATTGTGATCCAGAACTGTGAGATCACGGCCGACCCTACACTCTTCCCTGATCGGTTGACAGTGAAGACATACCTTGCAAGGCCATGGAAGCCATTCTCCAGGGCAGTGTTCATTGAGAACGTGATCGGTGACTTGATCCAGCCAGAGGGCTTCATTCCATGGAACCCAGCTACTGAGCCGAACACCCAAGACTGCTACTTCGCTGAGTTTGGCAACAGTGGACCTGGTTCCGTTGCTAACGCAAGGGCACCCTTCAGCAAAGGTCTCATCAGCAAGGATGAGGCTGCGAAATTCACTGCTGAGCCTTGGCTCCAAGCTAGCACCTGGTTGCCTGCTACTGGCATTCCTTTTGACGCCGGCTTCACCAAAGCTTAA